A part of Primulina eburnea isolate SZY01 chromosome 10, ASM2296580v1, whole genome shotgun sequence genomic DNA contains:
- the LOC140804000 gene encoding cyclin-dependent kinase inhibitor 3-like isoform X1 yields the protein MGKYIRKAEATTDVPVMDSSLGVRTRAKTLAFRRLQSTGAAPSLGCLELRSRRLEKSQTSRKVRRSCRCGRGALVEVEASLGINVLNREIRESRDTRESTPCSSTMGSNPGPAPGSSASNRRGAPNSLFMNVPTPFELEEFFTHEEQELQRLFTEKYNFDFVNELPVLGRYEWVKVSP from the exons ATGGGGAAATACATTAGGAAAGCGGAAGCCACGACTGACGTGCCCGTTATGGATTCCTCTCTCGGTGTACGAACTCGCGCCAAAACCCTAGCCTTTCGCCGCCTCCAATCTACCGGTGCAGCTCCGTCTTTGGGCTGCCTTGAGCTGCGCTCGCGACGCCTCGAAAAGTCGCAGACTTCGCGGAAAGTACGGCGAAGCTGTCGCTGTGGACGAGGAGCTTTGGTTGAAGTTGAGGCCTCTTTGGGGATAAACGTTTTGAATAGGGAAATCAGGGAAAG CAGAGACACAAGGGAAAGCACCCCTTGCAGTTCAACAATGGGTTCCAACCCAGGCCCGGCCCCTGGTTCAAGTGCTTCTAATCGAAGGGGGGCCCCAAATTCCCTTTTTATGAATGTCCCCACACCGTTTGAACTTGAGGAATTTTTCACCCATGAAGAGCAAGAACTGCAGCGCCTTTTCACGGAAAA GTACAATTTCGACTTTGTGAACGAGTTACCAGTCCTGGGGCGTTATGAATGGGTGAAAGTGAGCCCCTGA
- the LOC140803999 gene encoding probable plastid-lipid-associated protein 12, chloroplastic has protein sequence MQMATIPGLQLWPQNPPTKTKFSRIICRRIRRCSLICSLVGQQQSEQISKPFTKGEYALINSLIGIQGRGRAASPAQLKEVERAVEFLEGLEGVPDPTGSSLIEGRWQLMFTTRPGTASPIQRTFVGVDYFSVFQEVYLGTADPRVSNIVKFSDAIGELKVEAVASIKDGKRILFQFDRAAFSFKFLPFKVPYPVPFRLLGDEAKGWLDTTYLSQSGNIRISRGNKGTTFVLQKESEPRQRLLSAIASGIEERKEIDEFLKLNQDMTESELELLEGEWQMIWSSQEETESWMENASKGLMGKQIVRPNGGLKFLADILFGFKFSMSGRYVKSGFNIYDVTMDDAAIVVGPYGIPSEMEARFKIELLYTDEKIRITRGYNKILFVHVRVDGTKG, from the exons ATGCAAATGGCTACAATTCCAGGCCTTCAATTATGGCCCCAAAATCCCCCGACAAAGacgaaattttcaagaattatTTGCCGGAGAATCCGACGGTGTTCTCTCATCTGTTCTCTGGTCGGGCAGCAACAATCCGAGCAGATTTCCAAACCATTTACGAAAGGGGAATACGCTTTGATCAATTCTTTAATCGGGATTCAAGGTCGCGGCCGCGCCGCCTCTCCTGCGCAACTCAAG GAAGTTGAAAGGGCAGTGGAGTTTTTGGAAGGTTTAGAAGGCGTCCCTGACCCG ACTGGTTCGAGTTTAATTGAAGGGCGATGGCAATTAATGTTCACAACAAGACCGGGAACAGCATCCCCAATTCAG AGAACATTTGTCGGGGTGGACTATTTTAGTGTATTCCAGGAGGTATATCTTGGAACAGCTGACCCGCGTGTTTCCAATATAGTGAAATTCTCCGACGCTATTGGTGAGCTGAAAGTAGAG GCAGTGGCATCGATTAAAGATGGGAAACGCATCCTCTTCCAGTTTGATAGAGCTGCATTTTCCTTTAAATTTCTGCCCTTCAAAGTTCCATACCCTGTACCTTTTAGACTTCTCGGGGATGAAGCTAAGGGCTGGTTGGACACTACATATCTGTCCCAGTCAGGAAATATCCGTATTTCTCGTGGAAACAAG GGAACCACATTTGTGTTGCAAAAGGAAAGCGAACCAAGACAAAGATTGCTATCTGCCATTGCCAGTGGTATAGAAGAGAGAAAG GAAATCGATGAATTCCTTAAATTAAATCAAGATATGACGGAAAGTGAATTGGAATTACTTGAAGGGGAGTGGCAAATGATATGGAGTTCCCAG GAAGAAACAGAGAGTTGGATGGAGAATGCTTCCAAAGGTCTAATGGGGAAGCAG ATTGTGAGGCCAAATGGAGGGTTGAAATTTCTTGCTGATATATTGTTTGGCTTCAAATTCTCCATGAGTGGGAGATATGT GAAATCTGGGTTCAACATCTATGATGTTACCATGGATGATGCGGCAATAGTGGTCGGTCCATATGGGATCCCATCGGAGATGGAAGCTAGGTTCAAAATAGAGTTGTT ATACACCGATGAAAAGATCAGAATTACACGAGGCTACAACAAAATACTTTTCGTCCATGTTCGTGTTGATGGAACTAAGGGATAA
- the LOC140804000 gene encoding cyclin-dependent kinase inhibitor 3-like isoform X2 — MGKYIRKAEATTDVPVMDSSLGVRTRAKTLAFRRLQSTGAAPSLGCLELRSRRLEKSQTSRKVRRSCRCGRGALVEVEASLGINVLNREIRERDTRESTPCSSTMGSNPGPAPGSSASNRRGAPNSLFMNVPTPFELEEFFTHEEQELQRLFTEKYNFDFVNELPVLGRYEWVKVSP, encoded by the exons ATGGGGAAATACATTAGGAAAGCGGAAGCCACGACTGACGTGCCCGTTATGGATTCCTCTCTCGGTGTACGAACTCGCGCCAAAACCCTAGCCTTTCGCCGCCTCCAATCTACCGGTGCAGCTCCGTCTTTGGGCTGCCTTGAGCTGCGCTCGCGACGCCTCGAAAAGTCGCAGACTTCGCGGAAAGTACGGCGAAGCTGTCGCTGTGGACGAGGAGCTTTGGTTGAAGTTGAGGCCTCTTTGGGGATAAACGTTTTGAATAGGGAAATCAGGGAAAG AGACACAAGGGAAAGCACCCCTTGCAGTTCAACAATGGGTTCCAACCCAGGCCCGGCCCCTGGTTCAAGTGCTTCTAATCGAAGGGGGGCCCCAAATTCCCTTTTTATGAATGTCCCCACACCGTTTGAACTTGAGGAATTTTTCACCCATGAAGAGCAAGAACTGCAGCGCCTTTTCACGGAAAA GTACAATTTCGACTTTGTGAACGAGTTACCAGTCCTGGGGCGTTATGAATGGGTGAAAGTGAGCCCCTGA